From the Gasterosteus aculeatus chromosome 13, fGasAcu3.hap1.1, whole genome shotgun sequence genome, one window contains:
- the tars1 gene encoding threonine--tRNA ligase 1, cytoplasmic — protein MADQAVVEKMSELKVGEKKKGGPECAKDGGKKKAKGAAGESAGRAELTPAPQYIDERLSLYTKLKAEHEALMAERAAQHSRAIKVTLPDGKVVDAESWKTTPYQVACGISQGLADNTVIAKVNGAVWDLDRPLEDDCSLQLLKFDDEEAQAVYWHSSAHILGEAMERVYGGCLCYGPPIESGFYYDMFLENSEGVSSNDFPGLETLCKKIIKEKQPFERLEIKKETLLEMFKYNKFKCRILNEKVTTPTTTVYRCGPLIDLCRGPHVRHTGKIKALKIHKNSSTYWEGKADMETLQRIYGISFPDPKMLKDWEKFQEEAKNRDHRKLGREQDLFFFHDLSPGSCFFLPKGAFIYNTLIEFIRSEYRKRGFQEVVTPNIYNSKLWQTSGHWQHYSDNMFSFEAEKETFALKPMNCPGHCLMFDHRPRSWRELPIRMADFGVLHRNELSGALTGLTRVRRFQQDDAHIFCTMDQIEEEIKGCLDFLRTVYEVFGFTFKLNLSTRPEKFLGDPSVWEQAEKQLENSLNDFGEKWVLNPGDGAFYGPKIDIQIKDAIGRYHQCATIQLDFQLPIRFNLSFVSQDGEDKKRPVIIHRAILGSVERMIAILTENYGGKWPLWLSPRQVMVVPVGPTCEEYAQKVKQEFHNKGFMSDVDLDPGCTLNKKIRNAQLAQYNFILVVGEKEKTSNTVNVRTRDNKVHGERTVEECVERLQHHKTCRSLNAEEDF, from the exons ATGGCCGACCAAGCTGTCGTGGAGAAAATGAGCGAACTGAAGGTGGGCGAGAAAAAGAAG GGGGGACCTGAGTGTGCCAAAGATGGAGGAAAGAAGAAGGCTAAAGGTGCCGCTGGGGAGTCTGCAGGCCGGGCTGAG CTGACGCCAGCCCCCCAGTACATCGACGAGCGTCTCTCTCTGTACACTAAGCTGAAAGCGGAGCACGAAGCGCTGATGGCAGAGAGGGCTGCGCAGCACAGCCGAGCCATCAAGGTGACTCTGCCCGACGGAAAGGTGGTGGATGCCGAGTCCTGGAAGACCACGCCGTACCAGGTGGCTTGTGGAATCAG TCAAGGCCTCGCTGACAACACGGTGATTGCTAAGGTGAACGGCGCCGTGTGGGACCTGGACCGACCGCTGGAGGACGACTGCAGCCTTCAGTTGCTCAAGTTCGATGATGAGGAGGCTCAAGCT gttTACTGGCACTCCAGCGCCCACATCTTGGGTGAAGCCATGGAGAGGGTGTACGGAGGCTGCCTCTGCTACGGGCCCCCGATCGAGAGCGGCTTCTACTACGACATGTTCCTGGAGAACAGCGA GGGCGTATCGAGCAATGACTTCCCCGGTCTGGAGACCCTCTGCAAGAAGATCATCAAGGAGAAGCAGCCGTTTGAGAGGTTGGAGATAAAGAAGGAAACTCTGCTGGAAATGTTCAAG TACAACAAGTTCAAGTGCCGCATTCTTAATGAGAAGgtcaccacccccaccaccaccgtcTACAG GTGCGGCCCTTTGATCGACTTGTGTCGCGGGCCCCATGTGAGACATACAGGAAAGATCAAGGCGCTAAAGATCCATAAG AATTCGTCTACCTACTGGGAGGGGAAGGCGGACATGGAAACCCTCCAGAGGATCTACGGAATCTCCTTCCCCGACCCCAAGATGCTCAAAGACTGGGAGAAGTTTCAGGAGGAGGCCAAGAACCGAGATCACCGCAAACTGGGCCGG GAGCAGGACCTGTTCTTCTTCCACGACCTGAGTCCCGGGAGCTGCTTCTTCCTGCCTAAGGGGGCCTTCATCTACAACACCCTGATCGAGTTCATCAGA AGTGAGTACAGGAAGAGGGGTTTCCAGGAGGTGGTGACGCCCAACATCTACAACAGCAAGCTGTGGCAGACCTCCGGCCACTGGCAGCACTACAGCGACAACATGTTCTCCTTCGAGGCCGAGAAGGAGACCTTCGCCCTCAAGCCCATGAACTGCCCGGGACACTG CCTGATGTTCGATCACCGGCCGCGCTCCTGGAGAGAGTTGCCCATTCGCATGGCCGACTTCGGCGTGCTGCACAGGAACGAGCTGTCAGGGGCCCTGACGGGCCTCACCCGGGTCCGCCGCTTCCAGCAGGACGACGCTCACATCTTCTGCACCATGGACCAG ATCGAGGAGGAAATCAAGGGCTGCCTGGACTTCCTGCGCACCGTGTACGAGGTCTTCGGATTCACGTTCAAACTCAACCTCTCCACCCGGCCAGAGAAGTTCCTGGGGGACCCGTCCGTCTGGGAGCAAGCAGAGAAG CAACTGGAGAACAGCTTGAATGACTTCGGGGAGAAATGGGTGCTGAACCCCGGCGACGGCGCGTTCTACGGGCCGAAG ATCGACATCCAGATCAAGGACGCCATCGGCCGCTACCACCAGTGTGCCACCATCCAGCTGGACTTCCAGCTCCCGATCCGCTTCAACCTCTCCTTCGTCAG CCAAGACGGGGAGGACAAGAAGCGGCCGGTGATCATCCACAGAGCCATCCTGGGATCGGTCGAGAGGATGATCGCCATTCTGACAGAGAACTACGGAGGCAAATG GCCGCTGTGGCTCTCTCCTCGTCAGGTGATGGTTGTTCCCGTGGGGCCGACCTGTGAAGAATACGCTCAGAAG GTCAAACAGGAGTTCCACAACAAGGGCTTCATGAGCGATGTGGATCTGGACCCCGGCTGCACTCTGAACAAGAAGATCAGAAATGCACAGTTGGCGCAGTACAACTTCATCCTGG TGgttggagagaaggagaagaccaGCAACACTGTGAACGTACGCACCCGCGACAACAAAGTCCACGGCGAGCGCACCGTGGAGGAGTGCGTCGAGCGTCTCCAGCACCACAAGACCTGCAGGAGCCTCAATGCTGAGGAGGACTTCtga